The Hymenobacter swuensis DY53 genome includes the window ACGGGTCTTTACGAATGGCCGCGGTGCGCTCCTTCTTGGTTTCAAGGTGGGCATAGTCGGCACTCACGGCATCGTAGAGGGCCTTGTTCCGGTCGGCGGGCAGGGCGGGACTTTCGGTGTGCAGCGTATCGAGCAGGAGCTTGATTTCCATATCCGGCTCGTCGGGGTAGTCCACTAGCCGCACGCGGGCATCGGCGAAACGGAAGCCAAACTCCTCAGTGGTCCGGATAATTTTGACGACCTGCACAAAGTCCCCGTTGGCCAGAAAGCCGATGTCGGAATCCTTGGGCAGCCAGTAGTAGTTATTGCGCACCACCATCAGGTAGTCGCCCGACTCAATTTCGTCCTCCGCCTCGAACAGAATACGCCGGATAAACTGGTTGTACTGGTTGGCGTTCTTGTTGGAGCGGCAGATGATGGTGCTGTTCTCGTGGCCGAAGTTCTTGTAAGCCCAGCGCAGACCGTCTTCCAGCTTATCGCCACCCATCGAGAAGATATCGGAATAGCCTTTGGTAAAAAACTGGATGACTGGTTTCTCCTCCCGCAGCTCCTCGCGCAGCACAGTGGCATTCATCAGAATCCCTGACTGCTCGGCCTGGCGCATTACCTGGCGCAATTCCACTGAGGCTACCTCGGCCCGGAATCGGTGACGCAGTAAATCGGCGTCGAGGGCCGGGCTGAGCAGCTGGCCCACCGGCGGCAGCTGGGCCGTGTCGCCGATGAGCAGCAGGCGGTTGGAGGGCTTCTCGAAAACGTAATTCATCAGGTCATCGAGCAGGCCGTTTTCGCCGAAGGCTTTCTCATCGGAAATCATGGACGCCTCATCCACGATAAAGAGCGTGTCCTGGGCACGGTTGGGCTGGCGCTGAAACGAGAGGCCCTGGGCCGGCGTACCGCTGGTCTGGCGGTAGATTTTCTTGTGGATGGTGCTGGCCGCCACACCCGAATAGGTACCCATTACCTTGGCGGCGCGGCCGGTGGGAGCCATCAGCACGTATTTGCGGCCCATCTGGTGCAACCACTGGACCAGGGCACTTACCACGGTGGTCTTGCCGGTACCAGCATAGCCGCGCAGGATAAAGGCCTTTCGCCCCGGAAGGGCATCACCCAGAAACTTGTCCAGCTGCTGAAACAGCGTGGCCTGATCCTGGGTAGGTTCGTAGGCAAAATGGTCGCGGACGGAAGGAGTTCGAAGGGAGAGCATAGCTTTGTAATCGGAATAACAAAGCTACGTCGGTTTAGGCTCCCTCCGAGTAACTGATTGCGGGAGTAGCGAGGGAGTTGTTCTGGAAGGGTAGTTCAGGCTACTCCGTGGGCAGCGTGATGATAAACTCGGTGCCCTTTCCTTCCTCAGAGGTGACGCTGATGGTACCGCCGTGGCCCTGCACGATGTCGTGGCTGAGCGAGAGGCCCAGGCCCGTGCCTTCACCCAGGGGTTTAGTAGTGAAAAAGGCCTCGAATACTTTCTCTCGGGTTTCCTGCGGCATTCCGGTGCCATTGTCGTGCACGCGCACCTCCACGGCCCCGGCGTGCAACCTACTATCAACGCGCACCTGGGGTTCGTAGCCGGCCTCACCCGCCTGCTGACGCTGCACTACGGCGTAAAAGGCATTGGTAAACAGGTTCAGCAGCACCCGGCCCATATCGGGCGGTACTACGGGTACGGGGGGCAGATCGGGAGCCAGCCGGGTTTCAACGCCTACCGCCGCCGCCGTTTCGCGGAATTCCTGGCTCTGGCGGGCCAGCTGCAGGTATTCCAGCACCAGGGCATTCAGGTCGGTGGTGATGCGCTGACCCGTACCGGTGCGGGCATGTTCCAGCATGTCCTTGATGATGGCCGAAGCCCGCATGCCGTGCTGGCTGATTTCCTGCAGGTTCTGGCGCAACCCCACCAGAATTTCCTGCTCCAGCCCGGCGTTGTGCTGGTGGTTATCCATGTTATCCACCAGCGAAGTGCTGACCTCCGCAAAGCGCTTCATGAAGTTGAGCGGGTTTTGCAGCTCGTGCGCAATACCCGCCGATACTTCGCCCACAAAGGCCCATTTCTCTGACTGCACCAATTGGTTCTGCGTCTGGCGCAGTTGCGCCAGGGTACGCTTGTTGGTTTGCAGCTGCCGATAAACCAGCGCCCCTAGCCCCGAAATCAGCAGCAGGGCCGTCAGCGTTATGGCCAGCAGCTGGTTGCGCTGCCGCAGCCGCAGGGCCTGTAGTACTTTTTCCTGCCGCAATCGGGCAATCTGGGTGTTCTGGGCTTGCTCTACCCGCTCGCCTTCGTACTGCGCCAGCAGGTTGTTGCCCTGCGCCTTGTTGAGCGTGTCCTGCAAGGCTAAGTAGGCCAAGCTGTATTGCTGGGCTTTGGCGGCGGTGCCATGGGCTGCCTCAAAGCGCACCAGCTCCCGCAGATACTTGGGCCGCAGCATCTGAAAATTGGCGGCGGTAGCCAGCGCATACGCCTGCTGCAAGTGCTTCTCAGCCTGCGGATACTTCCCCTGAGCCGCATAATAGTCGGCCCAGGTTGCATCCAGCGCAAACTCGCCGGGGCGGCCGGTAATTTCCATTTTCAGGGAATCGGACAGCTGTTGGGCGCGCGTGAGCAGTGGCAGCGCGGCGGCGGCGCGGCGTTGCGCCAGCAGCACTTGGCTTTGCAGTATCAGGGCGTAGGCGGTGTAGAAGGACTTATTGGCTTCTGCCTCCCGGGCGGTTGCAAAGGCTTTGTTGGTGTACAGCTGCGCGGCGGCCACATCACCCGCCTGCAGATACAGGCGGGCAATGGCTAGCTTGGAATAAAACTGCGCAATGCCTTTGATGTGGTACCGCTCGTTTGTTTCTACGGCCTGCTTCAGGTATTGCAGTGCTTTGCCGGGGTTGCCCCACTCAGCGTAGGTATTGCCGGCCACCATAAGTTCGGCGGCATGCAGCCGGTGGTTGAACGTACCGAAAAGGTCGGCCGCGCGCAGGTAGTAGCTGATGGCCTGGTTATAGTCGCCCCGGTGGCGGTAGGAGCCGCCCAGCGTGAGGTAGCAGGCCGCCGCATTTTCGATGGGCCCATGCACTTGATACTGGCGCAGCTTGCGGTTGAAATACGCAACCCGGGTGGCAGATTCCCTAAGTTTGTTGTAGAGCGGTGCCAAGTCGATGAGCAGAAAAGGCACGGGCTCCCCCGCTTCGTCGAACAGCTCAATAGCCTGCTGCATAGCGCCCAGTGCGCCGCTGTACTGCTCCCGCTGCCACAGCCGCAGGCCGGCCTGCAACTCATGGTAGGGCGCGGCACTGGCCAGTTGCTGCGTCCGGGCATTCAGGCGCAGCAGTTCGGTTATCATATCGGCGGCCTGCTGCCGGCCGGCCGGCTCCGTAAGCTCCGTAATATGCAGCAGGTGCGCCAGCGTCCGGACCCGGGCCGTATCGGTCATCTGCCCCTGCAAAACGTGGCGGAGCGAGTCGTAATCGGCATTCCAGTACGACTGACGGGCCAGCAATGGCCCCCCGAGCAGCAATAGAAATACGGTAATAATCCACTTCATAACAAATACCCGGGGCAGTAGCAGGAAGCTACTCTGCCGTCTCAAGTTGGGAAGAATTCAGCACATTCCGGTACGTACATACCAAATCAGCCGACGGCCGGTTCCACTACGGCCATAGTTGCCGTAGCCTTGGCAATCAGCAGCGCATCGCACCATACTTCGGCTTCGCAGAAGTGCAGACGACGGCCTGCTTTCAGCACCCAGCCAACCGCCCGCAGCCGCTGGCCCACACCGGGGTGCAGGTAGCTGGTTTTCAGCTCCACCGTTACCACACCGGTTCCTTCGGGGACCAACGTAACAGCGGCAAAACCGGCCACCAGGTCGGCCATGGAGGCTACCAGGCCACCGTGGGCAAAGCCACTATGCTGCTGGTGCTGCTGCTGCAAGAGCAGTTCCGCCTCCACCCGGCCTTCCTCAATGCGGGTGAGGTCGGCTCCGATATGGTGCATAAAGTGCTGGCGAGTGAGTTTGCGGCGGATGCGGGCTTCGAGAGAATCAGAGGTCATACACCTGCAAAGTTGTATATTTTAGCGAGTAGCTTCCCATCTTCAGGCAGCCACCTGTTTCCCAGCTACCCTTTCCCGTATGGAACACCTTGATTTTCTGCTGGCTGGGTCATTGGGCCTGGCACTGGCCGCGTGCAGCGGCTTTCGGGTATTTGTGCCGCTGCTGGCGGCTTCCCTGGCCTACCGCACCGGGTACCTTACGCCCGCGGCCGGCTTTGCGTGGCTGGGCACTTGGCCGGCGGTAGCGGCGCTGGGAACCGCCACCGTAGCCGAAGTATTGGGGTATTATGTGCCGGTGGTTGATAACGTGCTGGATACCATCACGGGGCCGGCTGCCTTTATTGCCGGCACCATTCTCATGACTTCTGCTCTGCCCGATATGCCCCCGATGGTACGCTGGGGCCTGGGCATTCTGGTGGGGGGCGGCACGGCCGGCATCATTCAAACGGGTACTTCGCTGTTGCGCGCCGGCTCCACCGTTACCACGGCCGGCCTGGGCAACCCGGTGCTGGCCACGCTAGAAAACGTGCTGGCCATCGGGGGCTCAGTGGTGGCGTTGCTGCTGCCTTTGCTGATGGCTGCCTTTGCTGTGGGCCTTCTGATCTGGATGCTCAGCCACCTGCGGCGCTGGCGGCAGCGGCGTGCAGCGCGCCGGGAAGCTCATAGAGTAAGCCAGCGTACTACAGTGGGCTAAATAGGCGTTTAGGCTGTAGCTTTGAGCTTCGCATACTTCTGCATTATGCCTTCTTCCAACGCTTCTGTTTCTGACCCATTGCTGCAGGCCTATGCCGGTATTGCCCGGGTGCGGGTGTGCGGCCTGCTGGTGCAGGATGGTACCCTACTCCTGACCGCTCACCGGGGCCTGCTGCCCCGGCAGCTGTCCTTCTGGTCGCCGCCGGGTGGGGGCTGGCAATTTGGCGAAACGCTGCAGCAGTGCCTAGCGCGCGAGTTCGAGGAGGAAACCGGCCTGGCCGTCACCGTAGGCCGCTTCCTGCACCTGCACGAGTTTAAGGGCCCCGGGCTGCAGGCGCTGGAGCTGTTCTTCGAAGTACAGCCTACTCAGGCAGGCAGCACGCCCCGCTTGGGTCACGACCCGGAACATGGCCCCGAGGCGCAGCTGCTTACGGAGCTGGCCTTCCTGACGCCCCGGCAGCTGGGCCAGCTGCTGCCTACGCAGGTGCATCCGGTATTGCGCGACATTATCAGCACCGACGATGTATTTATCCCGCAGGTGCGGTTCCAGTAAACGCAAAGTTTCTTTCGGCCACTTGCTTTCGTATATAAACTGAAGAGCCCCCGTACCTATCGGCATGGGGGCTCTTTACGCGTACTAACAGTTCTAACGCTTATACTTTGGGCTCTGCATTCAACTCCCGCTGCCAGAACCGGCCTGTGGCCAAGTCGGTCACAAACTGCTCGGGGCTGCTGCCAATGCTAACGCCCGGGCTTTTGAGCAACTCCTCGGCTCCGGCGTAAGCAGCCGCCTGCAGCAACTCCCGGCCTGCGTCGGCGCTACCCACGGGCTTGCAATGCCGGAATGCTTCGTTAATGAAGTGAACCGCGTCGGGCTGGTGGCGTAATGCCTGCACGCTTTGCTCACCGCCGGCTACATACACGCCATCGAACATGACGGAAGCCGTCGTCTGCAGGCTGAAATCGATTCTCAGCGCCTCGCCAGTAGTGCGCAGTTGCCCCAAGTGAGGAGCCACGAGCTTGGCCACGGCCCCTCCGGCCTGCAATGCTTTGGTAATTGCCGCAATGCTGGTGGCGTCGGCCCCATCGGCCGCCAGAATGGCTACCTGTCTGGTTTCGATGCTTTTCTCCTTATTCAACGGGTTGTTCACGATGCTTAGAGCCGCTGACTGTCCCTCTTTGCCGGTGGCGGGGCCTGATTGCAGGGCCGTAGCATCGGCGTCGGCGCTCACAGCCAGGTTTAGCTGAATACCGTCCGCAGCCGGTACTTCCAGGCCCAGGCCCGTGGCCACCCGCTGGGCCAGCTCTTCGGCCACTTGGCTCAGGAGGATCAACATCCGTTTCCGCACCGATTCTGCTTCTACTTTACCCAATTCAAAGCGCAATGCCTTTACAATATGGGTCTTTTCGATATCGGCCTGGCTGTTCCAGAACAAGCGGGCCTGTGAGTAATGGTCGACGAAGCTCTTGCTGCGAGCCCGCACTTTGTTGCCGTCCACACGCTCCTGGTAGCTGGCAAAACCGCCCTCACTCTGGCGGGCCTGCTTGGGCGTATTCTCGTTAAGCAGGTTGGGCGAGTAGCTGGTCTTGCCCACGTTGACTTGCTGACGCATGTGCCCGTCGCGCTGGTTGTTATGGATGGGAGCCACTGAGCGGTTAATCGGAATTTCGTGGAAATTCGGGCTTCCCAGGCGCGTCAGCTGGGTATCGGTGTAAGAAAACAAGCGGCCCTGCAGCAACGGGT containing:
- a CDS encoding PaaI family thioesterase, whose product is MTSDSLEARIRRKLTRQHFMHHIGADLTRIEEGRVEAELLLQQQHQQHSGFAHGGLVASMADLVAGFAAVTLVPEGTGVVTVELKTSYLHPGVGQRLRAVGWVLKAGRRLHFCEAEVWCDALLIAKATATMAVVEPAVG
- a CDS encoding DUF4126 domain-containing protein, with product MEHLDFLLAGSLGLALAACSGFRVFVPLLAASLAYRTGYLTPAAGFAWLGTWPAVAALGTATVAEVLGYYVPVVDNVLDTITGPAAFIAGTILMTSALPDMPPMVRWGLGILVGGGTAGIIQTGTSLLRAGSTVTTAGLGNPVLATLENVLAIGGSVVALLLPLLMAAFAVGLLIWMLSHLRRWRQRRAARREAHRVSQRTTVG
- a CDS encoding catalase — translated: MSKHKTTKNQDAKPQDAKSADLEQNREYSTGEFLTSNQGTRINDDQNSLKGGERGPTLLEDFLLREKITHFDHERIPERVVHARGVAAHGYFEAYDNAAQYSRAAFLQPGVRTPIFTRFSTVAGFRGSTDLARDVRGFAVKFYTQEGIYDFVGNNIPVFFIQDAIKFPDLIHAVKPEPHNEIPQAASAHNTFWDFISCNPESMHMIMWAMSDRAIPRTLRMMEGFNVHTWRLIDAQGKGRFVKFHWKPKLGIHSVVWDEALQISGKDPDFHRRDLWDNIEAGNFPEWELGVQIVEEEDEHKFDFDLLDATKIIPEELVPVTIIGRMVLDRNPDNYFAETEQVAFHPGHVVPGIDFTNDPLLQGRLFSYTDTQLTRLGSPNFHEIPINRSVAPIHNNQRDGHMRQQVNVGKTSYSPNLLNENTPKQARQSEGGFASYQERVDGNKVRARSKSFVDHYSQARLFWNSQADIEKTHIVKALRFELGKVEAESVRKRMLILLSQVAEELAQRVATGLGLEVPAADGIQLNLAVSADADATALQSGPATGKEGQSAALSIVNNPLNKEKSIETRQVAILAADGADATSIAAITKALQAGGAVAKLVAPHLGQLRTTGEALRIDFSLQTTASVMFDGVYVAGGEQSVQALRHQPDAVHFINEAFRHCKPVGSADAGRELLQAAAYAGAEELLKSPGVSIGSSPEQFVTDLATGRFWQRELNAEPKV
- a CDS encoding ATP-dependent DNA helicase; amino-acid sequence: MLSLRTPSVRDHFAYEPTQDQATLFQQLDKFLGDALPGRKAFILRGYAGTGKTTVVSALVQWLHQMGRKYVLMAPTGRAAKVMGTYSGVAASTIHKKIYRQTSGTPAQGLSFQRQPNRAQDTLFIVDEASMISDEKAFGENGLLDDLMNYVFEKPSNRLLLIGDTAQLPPVGQLLSPALDADLLRHRFRAEVASVELRQVMRQAEQSGILMNATVLREELREEKPVIQFFTKGYSDIFSMGGDKLEDGLRWAYKNFGHENSTIICRSNKNANQYNQFIRRILFEAEDEIESGDYLMVVRNNYYWLPKDSDIGFLANGDFVQVVKIIRTTEEFGFRFADARVRLVDYPDEPDMEIKLLLDTLHTESPALPADRNKALYDAVSADYAHLETKKERTAAIRKDPFLNALQVKFAYALTCHKAQGGQWQAVFVDHGYLKDEMVNSEFARWLYTAVTRSSEKLFLLNFNKNLIGDAVEE
- a CDS encoding ATP-binding protein; this translates as MKWIITVFLLLLGGPLLARQSYWNADYDSLRHVLQGQMTDTARVRTLAHLLHITELTEPAGRQQAADMITELLRLNARTQQLASAAPYHELQAGLRLWQREQYSGALGAMQQAIELFDEAGEPVPFLLIDLAPLYNKLRESATRVAYFNRKLRQYQVHGPIENAAACYLTLGGSYRHRGDYNQAISYYLRAADLFGTFNHRLHAAELMVAGNTYAEWGNPGKALQYLKQAVETNERYHIKGIAQFYSKLAIARLYLQAGDVAAAQLYTNKAFATAREAEANKSFYTAYALILQSQVLLAQRRAAAALPLLTRAQQLSDSLKMEITGRPGEFALDATWADYYAAQGKYPQAEKHLQQAYALATAANFQMLRPKYLRELVRFEAAHGTAAKAQQYSLAYLALQDTLNKAQGNNLLAQYEGERVEQAQNTQIARLRQEKVLQALRLRQRNQLLAITLTALLLISGLGALVYRQLQTNKRTLAQLRQTQNQLVQSEKWAFVGEVSAGIAHELQNPLNFMKRFAEVSTSLVDNMDNHQHNAGLEQEILVGLRQNLQEISQHGMRASAIIKDMLEHARTGTGQRITTDLNALVLEYLQLARQSQEFRETAAAVGVETRLAPDLPPVPVVPPDMGRVLLNLFTNAFYAVVQRQQAGEAGYEPQVRVDSRLHAGAVEVRVHDNGTGMPQETREKVFEAFFTTKPLGEGTGLGLSLSHDIVQGHGGTISVTSEEGKGTEFIITLPTE
- a CDS encoding NUDIX domain-containing protein — its product is MPSSNASVSDPLLQAYAGIARVRVCGLLVQDGTLLLTAHRGLLPRQLSFWSPPGGGWQFGETLQQCLAREFEEETGLAVTVGRFLHLHEFKGPGLQALELFFEVQPTQAGSTPRLGHDPEHGPEAQLLTELAFLTPRQLGQLLPTQVHPVLRDIISTDDVFIPQVRFQ